Sequence from the Paenibacillus riograndensis SBR5 genome:
TTCGTGCGGGGCTTATTTATTGAGCTGCTTGGTTAAGGGCGCTTAAGAATATCTCAATGGGTTGTGCGCCGGAAATTGCATATTTTCTATCAATAACAAAGAAAGGGGCTCCTGTTATCCCTAATTGTTTTGCTGTAGCTTCATCTGAATGCACTTCGTTAGCATATTTGGATGGATCATGGAGAACTTCCATTGTCTCGTCCCTATTCATTCCAACGGATTCTGCAATATCTGCTAATGTATCATGATCGCTAATCAGCTTGGCTTCCGTGTAATAAGAATAGAACAGCTTCTCGGATAATTCCTTATCTTTACCAACCGATTTGGCATATTGGGTTAGACGATGAGCATCAAACGTATTGGTGGGCTTCATTTGGTCGAAATTATACACCAGACCCATCATCGCCGCTTGTTGTCCAAGCTTAGCATTTGCCTCTTTCGCTTGCTCGATACTCATACCATGTTTTTCAGAAAGGATTTGATGCATATTTTTGCCCGAGTACATGGATCCTTGCGGATTAAGTTCAAAGCTTCTATATTCAATCACCACTTCATTCTGATGAGCGAATTGCTCCAGTGCAGATTCTAATCGCCGTTTACCAATATAACAAAATGGACAAACATAATCTGACCATATCTCGATTTTCATTTTGAATCCTCCTTCACTAACCACTATTTGGTGAATACTACATTTTTTCGAGCTTATTTGTTATAAACAATAGGCATTTTTCTAATCAATTGGTTGTCACGGGTGGCAGCGTACATGATTTTAGCAACATTTTCCCTGGAAACCGATAATTTAGCCGATTTATCTCCGAGTGAATAATCATATGATTGCCCTTTGTGTTTAACATTGGGGTTAATAATTCGGACAACTGTCCAATCAAGGTTCGATTGTTTAATAATCCCTTCCATTTTCTTCATCTCTGCATAACCATTTGGAAGGAAAACTTTGGCCATCACACCTGGAAGTATTGTCGAAATGTTTTTCTTATCGTCATCTGATTGCAAAGCTGGCGTCGCAAGTGTAATTAACCTTTTTTTGTTAAGTTTCTTCATAGCCCTAATCATCAGTTCGTGTCCGTCAGCAATCGGCGTGCCTTTAAGCTTTCGTGACATATCGGATGCTGGTCCCAATGTGCTGATTACGACATCTGATTTAGCAACAGCCTCTTCGATGGTAGAAGCATTCGAAAGTTCCCCTTGTATAAGGCTCAAATTTGGATGTTTGAGGCTGATTTTTTGGGCGTTTCTAACATATGCCGTAACGAAATCTCCGTGATCTAGAGCTAATCGTGTTAGAAGCTGTCCGATTGCACCACTTGCACCAAAAATGGTGATATTCATATTCTTGAATTGAACCCTCCTTCATCATAAATTATTCAAATCACACTCGATCTTCAGTTATAAATTCTTCTACTCTGTCTCTTTTGGTGTACATGTCATACCAAATATCAGCGATTTTGTCTTGAACTCCTGAGTTCGGCTGCATCCAAATTCCGATCGAAAGGTGACCCGCATAAACACCTTTGTCAGCTAATTCGCTGTTCAAATTAAAGATATAATTACGAAGTCCTGAAATTGCAATTCCGACATTACCCATCATCGGTACCGGGTGGATTGCAGCGCCTCCAGTAGTAAATAATAAGGCCCCGCTTTGCTTATCCAGCATTTCCGGCAGCACTTGCCGAACACTGGATAACGCACCTAAAACATTAAATTGAAATTGGTATAACGCATTTTCTTCTGTTACATCTAATGTTGGCGTTACTGTGTTGATGCTCGGCGTTGGACTGTATTCAAGAACATCAATAAATCCGTATTTCTCTTTAATAGCGGCAAAGGCCACCTCAATTTGTTCTTTATTTAATATGTCCGCTTGAAATGGAGCAGCTTCGATTCCCAATTGTTCTAATTCAATAACCAGTTGGTTCAACTTTTCTTCATTTCGGGAAATAAGAGCTACGCGAAAACCATTTTGTCCGAATTTCTTCGCAATGGACATTCCTAAACCTGCTCCTGCTCCAACAATAGCTATAGTTTTCATTTGATATCTCCCTATCAATTAGAATTAATGATCAATAAGATAAATAATGGTCAATGTGTTGTATATTTATCTTTTGTTTATTATGATTAATAAAAGGTCAGCATTCAATATTTAATATTTCTGATTTTGAGAGATAAAATGCAATTTCAGCTCAAATGTCGTATATCTAACAAAAAAATTAAGGGAATGAGTCACAATGAACAAAAAAACCGATTTGCGTATCATTCGCTCCAAACATTCGATAAAAATGGCGTTTATAGAGCTTCTTACCGAAAAGGGATACGAAGGAATTACGATTCAAGATATTGCCGATAAGGCGATGATTAACCGGAATACATTTTATCTTCATTATCAGAACAAACCTGATTTGTTAAATGCATCTATGGACGAATTAATAGAAGAACTAAAGAGTACACTCAATCTTTGTTCGAGCAGTAAATCTCCAGTTAGTGGCTCTAAGCTTGAGCAATTAATGCAAACCATACTGGAGAAAATTCAGGACAATATTCCCTTTTACAAAGCATTGTTACTTGATGAGAATAGAATTTGTGGTCTTCAATCAAAAATGGAGGAAATTATAAAAAATACAGTGGAAGATGGCTTGGATAATACTCCCCTGAAGATTTCAAAGGAATTATTACTCCAATATATCGCATCTACTTTTATGGGCATTGTAATATGGTGGGTTAAAAATGATTTTTCTTATACTCCAAAGGAACTCGCTTCTCAATTCGGAAAAATTCTAACTCATGGACACTTAAAAGCCGCAGATATTTCAATCGATAATTAAAGTGATGAATGCTTACGAACAGTAGCTGGCGAGATAGAAAAGAAAAGGAGCCATCGAATGACTCGAATGATGGCTCCTTTTCTGTTACTACACTTTCAAAAAATAATATTGCACTCTTGAAGACTAACCAAAACCTCCGCTTTTCGCTTTACCACTATTTGTGATACGGTTCACCGCGCTGTCTATAACGGCAAGTTTAAGGACCATCCTTCTCGGATGGCCCTTTTTGAGTTCGCTTTCAGAAGCCGCCTCTAGAATGAATGATTTCGCCGGTAATCCATTGGCCATCATCACTTGCCAGAAAAGCGATCAAACGGGCTGCATCTTCTGGAAGACCGATCCGGCCCATCGGGAATCGCGGCAGGAGTGCATTTTTCACCTCTTCGGACATCCAGCCGGAATCGGTAGCACCGGGATCGATTGCGTTAACCGTAATGTGAAGCGGTGCCAGCTCGGCGGCCAGTGATTCGGTAAAAACGGAAATCGCACCTGCTCTGCCGTCGCCCAATCCCGCAACAATGGCCTCCTCTTTGTAAAGAACGCCTTGCTAAACTAATGTTTCCCGTTAGTTCAATAAAATGAGCAATCCGACCTTATTAGAGCGTCTCAACCAATTTCTGAATCTTTGAACGGGAAATTAAATATACAGGACCCATTATTTCTATTTTGCCGTCCTTTACTCGCATAGCGCTCTCCTGTTCTGCCGCATAAACATCTATCTTTTCAGACAAGGGGAACAGGTAGCCTTGAACAAACGTGGCGTAGTCGCGTTTAGAATGAGATTCATAGGCAAAATGATCAAAGCCAATACCATCATAAATAATACTTGTTTCAACTTCATAGCCAGTGTTTATCAACCTTAACCATTGTGCAGCCATGTTTAGCGCACCGGCGCTGGCACCCATTATAACGGCGTCGCTGTTCTTCATAACATCCGATAATTCATATTCCGCCAAAAAATCGTTCTGCTGAACAGGATCTCCACCGCATAAAAAAATGACAGAAGCGTTCTGAAGGAATCGCTGGGCCTCTTCCTTCTGCATGCGATAATCAATGAAATGATATTCATCAAAAATAAGATTAGCCTGATTTAACCATGTCCATTCAGAAATATCATCAAAGTTAATCTGCTCACTTTCATAATCAGACGGTTGAGCGCTAATCATAACAAGCGATTGTCTATCTTGAATATCCTCATGCAGACATTGGACCAGCCTCTCTGGTAAAAAATCATTAAACCAACTGAAATAGTAGTGGGTACACAAACTTAGTTACCTCCGTATGTATTATTTACTCTCCAAAGTCATCTTGGCCACAATGTTGGCCACGCGCTCGTCTTCCTCCTCGTCAAAAATCCGGACACCGTTAAGCAGCATCCTTTTAATCGCCTCCAACACCTCGCGCTGCAGCTTTCATTTAGTCATTTCACTCCTAGCCTAGTTATAGCGGGCGTTATGTATTCCTCCCGTCGATATCCCTACTATAGAACACAATGACTGACACCAGGGCGTCAGTCATTGTAGGATAGAAGTATATTTCGCATATATTGCTGCAGCTCTGCCCGTAATTCACGAGGCTCCAGCAGCTCGCACTCCTTGCCGAAGCTTAGAATGAATTTCAGCAGGCCCTCCTCATAAGGAAAAGTATCCGAAACGAGATAGAAGCCGTCTGCACCTCGGCTAATCTTCTCTTTCTGAAAATACTCGGTAAGCTGCACGCCAATCCGCGAAGTGAATCTCAACACAACCTGTATGTCCCGCTGCGAATAACTGTGCTCAATGACCTCGGCGATTCGGTCTTGCGACAGCTCTCTTTTGGCAAAAGGCGGCCCCTGCTCCAATTGCTTGATCCGCACGAGCTTGAATCTACGGTAGTCCTTTCTGACCCGGCAAAAACCTATCACATACCAATGGCCGTGGCGAAAGTCAATCGAGCTTGGCTCTACCGTTCGCTCCAGGTATTCCATATCCCTGTTGATATAGTCGAACACCAGCAGCCTGTTTTCCGTGATGGCCTTGTTTATGATCCCAATGTACTCTTTAATTTCCTGCTCCATGCTGAAATGGGACATATCCAGAGTCAGTTTGTCCTTATTCGACTCCCGCTTATAGGTATGTTCAACCTTTAACATGATGTCATTAAAAGCTTCGTTCCTGCCAAAATAGCAGTGTAAATTCTTCATTACAGCTACAAACGTATGAGCCTCATCCCGGTTTAAAAAGAGGCTGCTTATATTATAGCTGTCCATAATATAGTATCCTCCGCCCTTGCCGCTGGACGATGCAACCGGTATGCCGGCTTCGCTTATTTTTTCGATATCCCGGTAGATCGTCCGCAAGGATACCTCGAAATGCTCGGCAAGCTCCTTGCCCGTTACCGCACCTTTACCGGAGATGATCAGCAGCATGGAGAGCAATCGATCGACTCGCATGATTGTGTGTGACGTTGGATAACGTCTCCTCCTCTGGGTGGAATTTATTTTTGATACTACATATTTGCGAAACACCTTATCAATTACCTTTTCAGACATATTCGTCTGAGTGATCACTTTCTCCTTCATAAGCCCCTCCCGGCGAATATATAAATCCCCCTTGCAAAGCTCTGAGCCGGATTATGCGCTGCCAGCCTGCGCTAACTTTGAGCACCGTCTTCAGGGTCAGATCCTAAGCACGTTTGGAAGAAATCTACGTTCAGATCAGACTCAAAACTTAGTTCAGGTGCAATGTTGTTGGCATAAAATCACATGGAAAAACCCCGTGCAGGTGAAACCCACAAGGGATTAGTACTCTCTTTATATCTTTGAAAGTTTCGTGCTACTTATGATACGGCTCATCGCGCTGTCTGTAACGGCAAGTTTAAGAACCATCCTTTGCAGGATGGCTCTTTCAGCAAATCAATGTATTTCTTAGGCATTCTCCGGCGTAATGGGGTTAACTGCAAAAAGGGAATGAATGTTGCCTTCTGGATCTGCAAAGAAGCCCGTGGTGTGCCCCCAGGACGTCACCTTCGGCGCTGTTATCCCTGTAGCCCCTTTTGAAACAAAATCATCATACATAACATAGACATCCTCAGGAGAATCACATTCGAAGTTAAGCTCAAAAGCTTGCCCTCTACGCTCTTCTACAAAAGAATGGTGGCCGTTTGTGTTATCTGCCATTAAGGGTGCCGCGAAAATGGCCAGACGAACGCCATCATTCTCAAATTCAGTGTAATGTTCTTCTTCAATTAGAACCTTAAATCCCAGGGCATCCCGGTAAAATCTAGTCAATCTAGGAACATCAAGCGCCAAAACAGTGATTCCTTCTAATTTTACTCCCATGCCCATACCTGCACCCCTCCAACATCAAATTCTGTACTCATCGGATATCATTTCTATGAAATATTATATATCATCCCCATCCGCTCTTACATATTAAAATATACAAAGTATTCCTCAACCGGTACGGTTCTCCGTGCTGTCCAATCTCCTTCCGGAATTGAATTCCTCCAGAATCATTTTTGATACCTGCCGGCTTAACGGGGGGCAATTTTAATAGAATAGATCGTTCCTTTAGAGGTGAACAACGCAGTCACGTCTGGAGAACCCTCTTTTGTGAAGGTTAATGTATCAAACCGTGATACAAGTTTGAATACGTTATAATCAGCCAAGTCCAAATTCAGTTTTCTCATGAATCATGTCCAGCTCAATCGCTTTTGTTTTCTCAACTAAATCATGATATTTATTTTTATCATCCAATTGATTAAGTTAATCCGACAGCGGAAAAGCTACAACCCTTGTGATCTGAATAAAGTTGTTAAATATTCATTGACATTACGCCTCTAAACAGGCTGCCGAACGGCAGCCTTCAAATTCTTAATAACTATAAAGTCATAAAATACATTTTCACTTTGTAACGTGAAATATTTTCGTGCGAATAACATCGACCGCAGCCTTAGGGTCTGCTCTGGTCTCCGTTCTCCAACAATCAAGCAGCAGGCTGGAAAGCGGGGCTGGAACTTGTGCCCTTTGCGCCGCCAACAGCAAGAGGCCGACATCTTTCTGCGGAATTTTACTTTCGGATATGGATGACTTCTCGGCTATCATTTTGCCATAGTTTTGATAAATTGGAGCGGTAAACAGTATGCTGGTAAGCATATTGACCGCTGCTGTGGGGTCAACCCCGCCGCGCTCAGCTATTCCTAGTGCTTCTTCCAGTGAGCGTGCCTTCCCGCTCGCCTAAAGGAAGCAATCCGATGCTCTTGTAATAGCGAACCGTGCGCTGTGTTACCCCTGCCCGTTCTGTCAAATCGCCAATGCGCATGCGGGTGATGATGTATCACTCCTTCCAAGATATCAACATGACGTTAACGTCATTTTTGCATGATAGCATTTGGATTGGTAAATGTAAAGGCACCTGAACTTCGCCCTACTTATGGTACGGTTCAGCTTAACGGATCTATCGGCGAAATTGCTAAAGGAGCTGCCGCCGACATCTCCTTGTTTTAATTCGATCTGGTGTGCGTATTGTCATTTTCTGACCTGTTTACCCACTGGAATACTCTGAGCAAAATGAAACACATTATGAGGATCGTACTTTCGTTTCACCTGTTTCAATCTGCCAAAGTTCTCGTCATAATACGCCTTGGGCCAGTTCTTAATATGCAGATCGGGAAAATTCACATAATCACCTTTAACAAAGGGACTCAACGCTCTACGAAACCTTTCTACCCACTGTATATTCCGCTCCTGCTCCCTGTTGTTTCTCCACCGGGCTGACAGTTCGTAGATTGTCTCAGCCTTCCGATGGGGATAGGCCGTTTAATCACGTTTTTGCGCCAAGCGGTTGAAATTTCCGCAAGAAAAAAAAGGGCGCCAGCGAAGTTAACCCGGAAGGCGAGAGTACGGAGACGAAATGGTTATTTTTATTCCTGCTTAAATCAACTATAATGGGGGATAGCTTTATCATTCGTTGGAAGAAGGTTGAGAAGTGTCGCTACGCAATTGGAAATATACACCGCTGCTGTTGATGCTGATTTTCCCGGTGCTCGGGAAGATGTATGCATGGGTCAACAAGCCGAGAGGCAAAGTCTATCATTTGATGACCTCATGGGATAACGCCATCCCTTTCGTCAAATATTTTGCACTGCCTTATTCCGTTTGGATCTTTTATATTTATCTATGTCTTTACTATTTCTTCAAGAACGATTTGCGTGTGTATTACCGTGCTTTGTTGATTTATACCGTATGCGCCTGCATTTGTTACGGAATTTACTCTGTAGTTCAAACAACGGTGCCACGCCCCGAGTTGGTGGGCCATGACGTCTTTACCTTGATCGTGCGTTTTGTGTACCACCGGGACCAGCCGTTCAATTGTTTCCCCAGTATCCATGTGTTCTCCAGCTACATGGTGTTCCGCCTAACCGCCAGCAGCGGCTTCCGGAACAAATGGAACATGCTCCTGATCGGGGGGATGTCCGGGATGATTATATTGTCCACGCTGTTCATCAAGCAGCATGCGATTCTCGACGGGCTTGCCGGTATTATGCTGGTTGAAATTGTATTGGCCGCCGTTCTGCTGGTGGAGCACTTCTTCACCCGCAGCAGCAGCACTCCCCAAGAGCGTTCTTACAAAGATAGGCCTCAAAGCTCCTGAAGCTCCTTCCGCAGATAAACGAAGGGGGCTTGTGATCACCAGGGCAGAAGTGCGTTAACTGATTCGTTCTAATCACCCTTGGGTAACCGGACCAAACTCCGATGCAATCGCTGGTTCAAGGCTACATCCATGCGTATAAAACGGGTGGTCTTTCTGCTTGGCAAATGAATTATTCACCAGGTGCGCTTTTCTTTTTCAACTTTTGTGCCATATACGTTACGCCAATGAAAGGGAGTTTAATGAAATTACCGTAGGTAAAGGCATCATATTCATGAACGGAACGGCGAACCGCCTTGGGTCACCGTTCCTTAATCATCCCCTGAACCTCCAGCACCTGCTCTGCCGTCGCCCAATCCCGCAGCAATTCGAAGAGCGCCGATTGCCCTCATCCTCATATGTACCGAATTCAGCTGTCTGCTCCGCAAACGTCTCCAGCAACTCTTCCACATTCAGTCCATGCCGCAGCGCGGCACGCAGAATTGTATCCAGCCCCGGTAGCACTTCTTCAGGATTCTCCCGCAAAAGCTCTCCTATACTCATGTTGCTCAACATGTTTTAATAGGCTTTTTCAAGCTTCTAATTTAAAAAACTTGCCCCTACTTATGATACGGTTCCCCGCGCTGTCTGTAACGGCAAGTTAAAAGGCCATCTCTTTATTGGATGGCCGCATGCATCGCTTCCGCGATAGTAAAGAAATCTTCTTGGTTTATCTCAAAGTGGCCGGTACGGAACGGGTAGCCCCAATTCCGTTTGCCGCGGGTGAAGGACAGCCGATCAAGCAAGCCTTCGATTCTTGCTTCATGGCAGGGGACATATTCGATATTCCGCCGGTAAGGTACGAACGTCGCGGACATCGCATATTCGTACACATGGTCGTCCAAAACCCGGCCAATGGCGGTGAATGCTTGCAACGGCTCGCCGTCTCCTATCTCCGTTCGAGGAGAATAGTACACAAGCCAATCCCCAGGTTGCATTCTGCGTAATGGTGCAGATTTACCGTGACACATTTGGGCGAAGCCGCCACTAACCCCGCGTTGTACATGCGATGCCGAGACGACGCCTATCCAATAGGAAGACGGATGGAGAACCGTGACCGTTTCCTCAAAATTACACAACGTTTCTTTCGTATTCATTGCTGAACCCAGCTCCTTTTTCTTACGCTGAATCCAGCATACAACAACGCTACTGACAGCGGTTTGTCAGTAGCGTTCGAGCATTTTTTTGATATCCTGAACCCGGTCCGCAATGGCTTGGTATACCAACATGCGGGCCGTCACATTCCGATCGTCTATAGATCCGGCAACCGTCACTAACCCAACACCAGGCATAGTGATCATTAATTGATTTTAGTCTAATCAGACTATATAATGATTCAATTAGTCTATAATAGTTATGTAAAGGAATGAAGATTAAATGATAAAATCATTTTTAATGTTGGGTCAATCTAATATGGCAGGCCGTGGATTTTTGCATGAAGTCGACCCTATATATCATGAAAAAATAAAAATGCTGCGTAATGGACAGTGGCAGATGATGACAGAGCCGATTAATTATGACCGTCCGGTTTCCGGTGTAAGCCTGGCGGCGTCTTTCGCCGATGCCTGGTCGAAAGCCAATTCTGATGAAGAAATTGGTTTGATTCCTTGTGCAGAAGGTGGCAGTTCTTTGAATGATTGGCATCCGGAGGGCATCCTTTTTCAGCATGCTTTGTCCGAAGCTCGCTTCGCCTTGCGGTCCAGTCAAATCTGCGGAATTCTTTGGCACCAGGGTGAGAGCGACAGTTATCATTCGCTGCATGAAACTTATTACGAGAAATTAACCCTTATCATCGAGACCCTAAGAAACGAATTGAATCTTGATGAGGTGCCGTTGATCATTGGCGGACTTGGTGATTTCCTTGGGAAGACTGGTTTTGGACAGCAAGCGACAGAGTATAGACAGGTCAATGAACAATTGCAGCGCTTCGCTAACGAACAGCAAAATTGTTATTTTGTAACGGCGGCAGAGTTGACCGCGAATCCTGATGGCATTCATATAAACGCGGTTTCGCAACGCAAATTCGGCTACCGCTATTTCGAAGCTTTTTCGAACAAGTGTCATGTCCTGGAGCCCCTCCCGGGGGAGGAGCAGTCGCTGAAAGTGGAGCGCGACTATTCGAAAACAGAACAGATATACCTTCATAGCATGGATTTGGCTTTGGGTAAAATCACTTACGCGGAATTCGAGGCGCAGATGGTGAAGGTTATGCAGCCTTGATCCCTTTACTCATTCTTGGCATACTTGTCCAAAACCCCGGCCCGATCTTCCATTAATTCATACTTCTCGGTCGAATATTGCTTTTCACGCAGACCTTCCTCTATATCTGTCAGAATCCTTTCGTGATTCTCGGAACGCCTGAGATACATACAAACAGGGCTCCCTGCGTAACACACTGCGAATGATTGGCTATTTTCAGCCTAAAACTTGCCTTATTTGCCTTTGTGCTCCGTCCGACGTTCAAATATGATAAGGTTGGAGGGATTTACGGAAATCGTGAATAAAGGAGGCATCAGTAATGGACAATCATCATACCTCCTCCGCATTGGGGGAATTCATCAAATCACGCCGCTATCGACTGCAGCCTGAAGAGGCGGGGATTAAGCCATTCCCTGGCCGCAGGCGCACCCCTGGACTTCGCAGGGAAGAAGTCGCATTTCTCGCCAATGTTAGTGTTACCTACTATACCTGGCTAGAGCAGGGCCGTGAGAGAAATCCATCCCCAGAGGTTTTATCCCATATCAGCCAAGCGCTACAACTGGATGAGGACGAGCGGAAGCATTTATTCAACCTGGCTGCGCCGGAACCAGCCAATTCATATACAGCGCCGAAACCGGAACCACACAATACCGAATTTCTGCAAAACCTTGTAAATCAATTGCGTTATCCTTCCTTCATTGCAAATGAAGTTGCGGACGTGATCGTTTGGAATCAGGGAGCAAAGCTTGTTATCACCGATTTTGGCCGTCTGCCGGAAAAAGAACGAAACATGGCAACCCTGCTGTTTCTGGACCCGGAATACCCCAAAAGGCTGATAAATTGGGAGGAATTCGCCCGTTACATGACGGGCCTGATTCGGGCAAGCTTCGACCAGAACAAAGAGAACCCGATGTTCATGAATCGATTCGACCGTTTGAAGAACAGCGAGGAATTCTTGCGTTTGTGGGAATGGCATGAAATTCGGCACAAAACTACCGCCGTCCCGGTACAATGCCGCCTTGCGGACGGACCGGAGCTGGCGTTCACTATCCATTGCGCCGCAGCGATCGACAACGATCCCGGGCTGCACTGGTGCTTTTTCGTTCCAATGCCTGGTTCTGGCACAGAAGAGAAGCTCTCCCTTCTGCTGTCCCAAGCCGCTGAGTTGTCCTAGCCTGTTAGTCCTGTTAATAGTATAGAGACACTGTGGTTAACGCCCCTTTATCGTTGATATAATCAACAAAACTCAACGTTAAAGGGGATTCTTATATGAACTCATATCACTATCTTGGCAAAGTCGCTTTGATCACTGGCGCTTCCTCTGGAATTGGCGAAGTGTATGCCAAAGAACTGGCAGCGCGAGGCTGCCACGTCATTTTGACGGCACGCTCCAAAGATAAGCTGGAGGCGTTGGCCAGTGAAATTACACGCACGCACGGCGTGCAGGCATATGCCCTTCCCATCGACTTGTCCAAGGCAGAGGCCCCGCGTCTACTAGCGAAATCGATCTCTGAACTCGGCGTTACAGTTGATATTCTTATCAATAACGCAGGATTTGGCACAACTGGCCGGTTTGAGGATATAAACCCGGAGCGCGAGCAGGAACAGATTATGCTGAATACCGCTGCGCTTGTCGAACTGACACATCTTTTCCTGCCGGGCATGCTGGGACGTAAAGACGGGGTCGTTGTAAATGTGGCTTCAATGGCTGCGTTTGCACCTTGTGCCTATTTGGCCGTTTACGGGGCTACCAAGGCATTCGTATTATCCTTCTCCGAAGCACTGTGGGCGGAAACCCGCGAACGCGGTGTTCGTGTACTGGCCCTATGCCCGGGTGCGACTGATACTGGATTTTTCGATGCAGTTGGCAGCCGGGATATGGTGGAGAACAACACACTGTCCACACCAGAAAAAGTCGTCCAAGCCGGATTTCGCGGAGTCGACCGAAACAGCGGCTACATCATTGACGGGCGCATCAACTATATGACGACCCTGATTTGCCGTATTCTTCCGCGGCGCAGCTTAGCTTTAATCAATGAACGCAATTCGCGCCCCAAAGCACAATGATGGTTTACAGACGCTCGAGCGAAGTTATCTACACGTATCCTAATTAGTTCAAAAAAACTTGCCTCTATTTATGATACGGTTCCCCCCGATTGATCTTCACTGCACGATAAATCTGCTCGGTGAGCACCAGGCGCATGAGCTGGTGGGGCAGCGTCATGCGCCCGAAGCTCATGCGCTGCTGGGCGCGGCGCATAACGTCATCGGAGAGCCCGTGGCTCCCTCCGATGACGAAGACGACATGGCTCGTCCCGTA
This genomic interval carries:
- a CDS encoding DsbA family oxidoreductase; amino-acid sequence: MKIEIWSDYVCPFCYIGKRRLESALEQFAHQNEVVIEYRSFELNPQGSMYSGKNMHQILSEKHGMSIEQAKEANAKLGQQAAMMGLVYNFDQMKPTNTFDAHRLTQYAKSVGKDKELSEKLFYSYYTEAKLISDHDTLADIAESVGMNRDETMEVLHDPSKYANEVHSDEATAKQLGITGAPFFVIDRKYAISGAQPIEIFLSALNQAAQ
- a CDS encoding NAD(P)-dependent oxidoreductase, with translation MNITIFGASGAIGQLLTRLALDHGDFVTAYVRNAQKISLKHPNLSLIQGELSNASTIEEAVAKSDVVISTLGPASDMSRKLKGTPIADGHELMIRAMKKLNKKRLITLATPALQSDDDKKNISTILPGVMAKVFLPNGYAEMKKMEGIIKQSNLDWTVVRIINPNVKHKGQSYDYSLGDKSAKLSVSRENVAKIMYAATRDNQLIRKMPIVYNK
- a CDS encoding SDR family NAD(P)-dependent oxidoreductase, whose amino-acid sequence is MKTIAIVGAGAGLGMSIAKKFGQNGFRVALISRNEEKLNQLVIELEQLGIEAAPFQADILNKEQIEVAFAAIKEKYGFIDVLEYSPTPSINTVTPTLDVTEENALYQFQFNVLGALSSVRQVLPEMLDKQSGALLFTTGGAAIHPVPMMGNVGIAISGLRNYIFNLNSELADKGVYAGHLSIGIWMQPNSGVQDKIADIWYDMYTKRDRVEEFITEDRV
- a CDS encoding TetR/AcrR family transcriptional regulator, with product MNKKTDLRIIRSKHSIKMAFIELLTEKGYEGITIQDIADKAMINRNTFYLHYQNKPDLLNASMDELIEELKSTLNLCSSSKSPVSGSKLEQLMQTILEKIQDNIPFYKALLLDENRICGLQSKMEEIIKNTVEDGLDNTPLKISKELLLQYIASTFMGIVIWWVKNDFSYTPKELASQFGKILTHGHLKAADISIDN
- a CDS encoding Type 1 glutamine amidotransferase-like domain-containing protein, whose product is MCTHYYFSWFNDFLPERLVQCLHEDIQDRQSLVMISAQPSDYESEQINFDDISEWTWLNQANLIFDEYHFIDYRMQKEEAQRFLQNASVIFLCGGDPVQQNDFLAEYELSDVMKNSDAVIMGASAGALNMAAQWLRLINTGYEVETSIIYDGIGFDHFAYESHSKRDYATFVQGYLFPLSEKIDVYAAEQESAMRVKDGKIEIMGPVYLISRSKIQKLVETL
- a CDS encoding helix-turn-helix transcriptional regulator; this translates as MRVDRLLSMLLIISGKGAVTGKELAEHFEVSLRTIYRDIEKISEAGIPVASSSGKGGGYYIMDSYNISSLFLNRDEAHTFVAVMKNLHCYFGRNEAFNDIMLKVEHTYKRESNKDKLTLDMSHFSMEQEIKEYIGIINKAITENRLLVFDYINRDMEYLERTVEPSSIDFRHGHWYVIGFCRVRKDYRRFKLVRIKQLEQGPPFAKRELSQDRIAEVIEHSYSQRDIQVVLRFTSRIGVQLTEYFQKEKISRGADGFYLVSDTFPYEEGLLKFILSFGKECELLEPRELRAELQQYMRNILLSYND
- a CDS encoding VOC family protein → MGMGVKLEGITVLALDVPRLTRFYRDALGFKVLIEEEHYTEFENDGVRLAIFAAPLMADNTNGHHSFVEERRGQAFELNFECDSPEDVYVMYDDFVSKGATGITAPKVTSWGHTTGFFADPEGNIHSLFAVNPITPENA
- a CDS encoding MerR family DNA-binding transcriptional regulator; its protein translation is MRIGDLTERAGVTQRTVRYYKSIGLLPLGEREGTLTGRSTRNS
- a CDS encoding phosphatase PAP2 family protein, yielding MSLRNWKYTPLLLMLIFPVLGKMYAWVNKPRGKVYHLMTSWDNAIPFVKYFALPYSVWIFYIYLCLYYFFKNDLRVYYRALLIYTVCACICYGIYSVVQTTVPRPELVGHDVFTLIVRFVYHRDQPFNCFPSIHVFSSYMVFRLTASSGFRNKWNMLLIGGMSGMIILSTLFIKQHAILDGLAGIMLVEIVLAAVLLVEHFFTRSSSTPQERSYKDRPQSS
- a CDS encoding EVE domain-containing protein, with protein sequence MNTKETLCNFEETVTVLHPSSYWIGVVSASHVQRGVSGGFAQMCHGKSAPLRRMQPGDWLVYYSPRTEIGDGEPLQAFTAIGRVLDDHVYEYAMSATFVPYRRNIEYVPCHEARIEGLLDRLSFTRGKRNWGYPFRTGHFEINQEDFFTIAEAMHAAIQ
- a CDS encoding sialate O-acetylesterase, with protein sequence MIKSFLMLGQSNMAGRGFLHEVDPIYHEKIKMLRNGQWQMMTEPINYDRPVSGVSLAASFADAWSKANSDEEIGLIPCAEGGSSLNDWHPEGILFQHALSEARFALRSSQICGILWHQGESDSYHSLHETYYEKLTLIIETLRNELNLDEVPLIIGGLGDFLGKTGFGQQATEYRQVNEQLQRFANEQQNCYFVTAAELTANPDGIHINAVSQRKFGYRYFEAFSNKCHVLEPLPGEEQSLKVERDYSKTEQIYLHSMDLALGKITYAEFEAQMVKVMQP